Proteins encoded in a region of the Gemmatimonadaceae bacterium genome:
- a CDS encoding tetratricopeptide repeat protein: MIRRLMLSSALAALYVPPLAAQGSAPAKWADTIAAEIEKAQIAGDTAALSAAVALASRVAIAYPNDGLILHYQGYALYRQALMQQQHQDASPTFERARDILTKSLNARILPETHILLSAVDGQLIARNPSRAMELGMQSQASTTSALRSGPANPRVWLVRGQGAMFTPAEYGGGLDVAEEYLKRAVELFASDSPKPGEPAWGKAEAYVWLGQVYEKKGDKATAADMYKKAVEISPNYRWAQWLASALK; the protein is encoded by the coding sequence ATGATTCGCCGACTGATGCTTTCGTCCGCTCTCGCCGCGCTCTACGTACCTCCGCTCGCCGCGCAGGGCAGCGCACCCGCCAAGTGGGCCGACACGATCGCCGCGGAAATCGAGAAGGCGCAGATCGCCGGCGACACCGCGGCGCTCTCCGCGGCAGTGGCGCTTGCGTCGCGCGTCGCCATCGCCTACCCGAACGACGGTCTCATTCTCCACTACCAGGGCTATGCGCTCTATCGACAGGCACTGATGCAGCAACAACATCAAGACGCGTCGCCCACCTTCGAGCGCGCGCGTGACATTCTCACGAAGTCGTTGAACGCGAGAATCCTGCCCGAAACCCACATTCTGTTGTCGGCTGTCGACGGGCAGCTCATCGCACGAAATCCGTCGCGCGCCATGGAGCTCGGCATGCAATCACAGGCGTCGACGACCTCGGCGCTGCGCAGCGGACCGGCGAACCCGCGCGTCTGGCTAGTCCGCGGACAGGGGGCGATGTTCACTCCCGCGGAGTACGGCGGCGGATTGGACGTCGCCGAGGAATACCTGAAACGCGCGGTCGAGTTGTTCGCGTCCGATTCGCCGAAACCGGGCGAGCCGGCGTGGGGGAAAGCCGAGGCCTACGTGTGGCTCGGTCAGGTCTACGAGAAGAAGGGCGACAAGGCGACGGCAGCCGACATGTACAAGAAGGCGGTCGAAATCAGCCCGAACTATCGATGGGCGCAGTGGCTCGCGTCCGCGCTCAAATAA
- a CDS encoding FAD-binding oxidoreductase has protein sequence MAASSVVSNSFHDLAKEFDGEVILPGAPDYDARRAVWNGMIDRRPACIATCKSVADVQRAVKFARANDLTLAVRGGGHNAAGLSSVDGGLVIDLRGMRDVVVDPVRKIARAGGGATWGDFDQATTEHGLAATGGAVSTTGIAGLTLGGGLGWLMRSYGLACDNIVGAEVVTADGRVLRASASENPELFWALRGGGGNFGVVTTFEFQLHEVSTVLGGMLIYPVSRARDVLRLYRDVTRTAPDELTVFAAMMHTPDGMPVVALAMCYNGPMKDGEKAIAAIRSFGSPIAGEVGPIPYTALQSMLDAGFPSGLQVHWRSEFAAQLPDELIDSLVAAFKNVKSPLSALLIEQFGGAVKRVPVDATAFDQRDAAYNMVIVSRWVTPLDAEPNVQWARATSDAVKPFGTGTVYVNYIGAGESPDRVRASFSPTKFARLAEIKRKYDPTNLFRTNQNIPPG, from the coding sequence ATGGCAGCGTCATCAGTAGTCTCAAACTCATTTCACGACCTCGCCAAGGAATTCGACGGCGAGGTGATTCTTCCCGGCGCTCCGGACTACGATGCTCGGCGCGCCGTGTGGAACGGCATGATCGACCGCCGTCCCGCGTGCATCGCGACCTGCAAGAGCGTCGCCGACGTTCAGCGCGCCGTGAAGTTCGCGCGCGCGAACGACCTCACGCTCGCCGTGCGCGGCGGCGGTCACAACGCGGCCGGGCTCTCGAGCGTCGACGGTGGACTCGTAATCGACCTTCGCGGCATGCGCGACGTCGTCGTCGACCCGGTGCGCAAGATCGCGCGCGCCGGCGGCGGCGCGACGTGGGGCGACTTCGATCAGGCGACCACCGAGCACGGACTCGCCGCCACCGGCGGCGCGGTATCCACCACCGGCATCGCGGGACTCACGCTCGGAGGAGGTCTCGGTTGGTTGATGCGGAGCTATGGACTCGCTTGTGACAACATCGTGGGCGCGGAGGTCGTCACGGCCGACGGACGTGTGTTGCGCGCGAGCGCGAGCGAAAACCCGGAGCTCTTCTGGGCGCTGCGCGGCGGCGGCGGCAACTTCGGCGTCGTCACGACGTTCGAGTTCCAGCTGCACGAAGTGTCCACCGTGCTCGGTGGGATGCTGATCTATCCCGTCTCACGCGCGCGCGACGTACTGCGTCTCTATCGGGACGTGACGCGCACCGCGCCCGACGAGCTCACCGTGTTCGCGGCCATGATGCACACGCCGGACGGCATGCCGGTCGTCGCCCTGGCCATGTGCTACAACGGTCCGATGAAGGACGGCGAGAAAGCGATCGCCGCGATTCGATCGTTCGGTTCGCCAATCGCGGGTGAGGTGGGGCCGATCCCCTACACCGCCCTGCAGTCGATGCTCGACGCCGGATTCCCGTCGGGACTGCAAGTGCACTGGCGCTCCGAGTTCGCCGCCCAGCTCCCCGACGAGTTGATCGACTCGCTCGTCGCGGCGTTCAAGAACGTGAAGTCACCGCTCAGCGCGCTGCTCATCGAGCAGTTCGGCGGCGCGGTGAAGCGCGTTCCCGTCGACGCCACCGCGTTCGACCAGCGTGACGCGGCCTACAACATGGTGATCGTGTCGCGATGGGTGACGCCGCTCGACGCCGAACCGAACGTACAGTGGGCGCGCGCGACGTCGGATGCGGTAAAGCCGTTCGGCACGGGGACGGTGTACGTGAACTACATCGGTGCCGGCGAAAGTCCGGATCGCGTGCGCGCGTCGTTCAGCCCGACGAAGTTCGCGCGGCTCGCCGAGATCAAGCGCAAGTACGATCCGACGAACCTGTTCCGAACCAACCAGAATATTCCGCCGGGGTAG
- a CDS encoding MBL fold metallo-hydrolase: protein MTHLELTATYVGGPTAILDVAGLRFITDPTFDPAGTSYETPAYTLRKGGAPAVGTDLLGDIDAVLLSHDHHFDNLDRAGRALLARARRVFVPLVGAERLGAGATGLAPWQTVTLESPTGPIVRITAAPARHGPVGGDRGPVVGFLLSDASSNDARPRSIYVSGDTVWYEGVEEVAQRADVRVAFLFMGAARVREVGPAHLTMTADEGVLAARAMPDAVIVPLHYEGWAHFSEGRAEIERVFAAGNLSDRLCWLTPGQATKIDEA from the coding sequence ATGACACACTTGGAACTCACCGCGACGTACGTCGGCGGCCCGACCGCGATTCTCGATGTCGCCGGACTTCGCTTCATCACCGATCCGACCTTCGATCCCGCGGGCACGAGCTACGAAACGCCCGCGTACACGCTCCGCAAGGGCGGCGCTCCTGCTGTCGGAACCGACTTACTCGGCGACATCGATGCCGTGCTGCTGAGCCACGATCACCACTTCGACAACCTCGATCGCGCCGGCCGAGCGCTGCTCGCTCGCGCGCGTCGTGTTTTCGTTCCGCTCGTCGGGGCCGAGCGGCTCGGTGCGGGCGCCACGGGTCTCGCGCCCTGGCAGACCGTGACGCTCGAATCGCCCACCGGTCCGATCGTGCGGATCACCGCCGCGCCGGCGCGACATGGTCCCGTGGGGGGCGACCGCGGGCCGGTCGTCGGCTTCTTGCTCTCGGACGCGAGCTCGAACGACGCGCGCCCGCGCTCGATCTACGTATCCGGCGACACCGTCTGGTACGAGGGCGTCGAAGAAGTCGCGCAACGCGCCGACGTTCGCGTCGCGTTCCTGTTCATGGGCGCCGCTCGCGTGCGCGAGGTCGGTCCGGCGCACCTCACCATGACGGCCGACGAGGGCGTCCTCGCCGCGCGCGCGATGCCGGATGCGGTGATCGTCCCGCTCCACTACGAGGGATGGGCGCATTTCTCGGAAGGGCGCGCCGAGATCGAACGCGTCTTCGCGGCCGGCAATCTCTCGGATCGGCTGTGCTGGCTAACACCCGGGCAGGCGACGAAGATCGACGAGGCCTAG
- a CDS encoding LytTR family DNA-binding domain-containing protein has protein sequence MKTRAVIVEDEPIARAQLRDLVSDVDWIHCVGEAADGLTAVSVIESTRPDLVFLDIEMPELDGLGVLRRITCDPAVVFTTAYDKFAVAAFELEAIDYLLKPFGRDRLYAALDRVKRAVRGDGDVPVTHRAHEAIEQRDRWLTRIFVRDRGRLVPIAAADIERLEADDDYVAVHSRGRRYLVYLGMNEFEARLDPDRFRRIHRSHIVNLDHVASLSPAEGMRYEVVMRDGAKILASRTRSRELRGLAI, from the coding sequence ATGAAGACGCGCGCCGTCATCGTCGAAGACGAGCCGATCGCGCGGGCGCAGCTGCGGGATCTGGTGAGCGACGTGGACTGGATTCACTGCGTCGGCGAGGCGGCCGACGGCCTCACCGCCGTCTCGGTCATCGAGTCGACTCGCCCCGATCTCGTCTTTCTCGACATCGAGATGCCGGAGCTCGACGGACTGGGCGTGCTGCGCCGCATCACGTGCGATCCGGCGGTCGTGTTCACGACGGCGTACGACAAGTTCGCCGTCGCCGCGTTCGAGCTGGAGGCGATCGACTATTTATTGAAGCCGTTCGGTCGAGATCGCCTGTACGCCGCGCTGGATCGCGTGAAGCGCGCGGTACGAGGCGACGGCGACGTGCCGGTCACGCATCGTGCGCACGAGGCGATCGAGCAGCGCGACCGCTGGCTCACGCGAATCTTCGTGCGCGACCGCGGCCGCCTGGTGCCGATCGCCGCCGCCGACATCGAGCGGCTCGAGGCCGACGACGACTACGTCGCCGTGCACAGCCGGGGGCGGCGCTATCTCGTCTACCTCGGCATGAACGAGTTCGAGGCGCGCCTCGACCCCGACCGCTTTCGCCGCATCCATCGTTCGCACATCGTGAACCTCGACCACGTCGCGTCGTTGTCGCCGGCCGAGGGAATGCGCTATGAAGTCGTCATGCGCGACGGAGCGAAGATTCTAGCCAGTCGGACGCGGTCACGAGAGTTGAGGGGACTGGCCATTTAA
- a CDS encoding histidine kinase, with translation MEKSNSSRRALGGYAWWIYAAAWVPFAGFYALALTTTKTLPPERALIAGFFYVVPIALFGIGVWWLSGLLERRRANALTIVLVHVVVGATIAFAWLGIEVAQIAAQTGFSGAWAAAQAFAGFQVLDGFFVYCVLAAGSHAIRFARSLREEQARAARADALRMRAELAALRGQLNPHFLFNTLHTLTALVSREPNTAEHALERFGDMLRYVLDVKRAAREDVTLAEELRFVRDYLSLEQLRLGDRLRVVERIDPDALDCVIPSLTLQPLVENAIKHAVAPRVQGGTIELAAALDDDSLMLEVRDDGPGANKPDVDAAVGMGLRAVRQRLETRYGIDASFSITTAPREGFAVRVSIPAHVGTVLMPAPSLAPPREGTTIPA, from the coding sequence ATGGAGAAATCCAACTCTTCTCGTCGCGCGCTCGGCGGCTACGCGTGGTGGATCTACGCCGCGGCGTGGGTTCCGTTCGCCGGCTTCTATGCCCTGGCACTGACGACGACGAAAACGTTGCCGCCGGAGCGCGCGCTCATCGCCGGATTCTTCTACGTCGTTCCGATCGCGCTGTTCGGAATCGGCGTCTGGTGGTTGTCCGGTCTCCTCGAGCGGCGGCGGGCAAACGCCCTGACGATCGTCCTCGTGCACGTGGTCGTCGGCGCCACAATCGCGTTCGCGTGGCTCGGCATCGAAGTCGCACAAATCGCCGCACAGACCGGCTTCTCGGGCGCGTGGGCGGCCGCGCAGGCGTTCGCCGGCTTCCAGGTGCTCGACGGCTTCTTCGTCTACTGCGTGCTCGCCGCGGGCTCGCACGCGATCCGCTTCGCCCGGAGTCTTCGCGAAGAGCAGGCCCGCGCCGCTCGCGCCGACGCGCTTCGTATGCGCGCCGAGTTGGCGGCCCTGCGCGGCCAGCTCAACCCGCATTTTCTCTTCAACACCCTGCACACGCTCACCGCGCTCGTCTCGCGCGAGCCGAACACCGCCGAGCACGCGCTCGAGCGCTTCGGCGACATGCTCCGCTACGTGTTGGACGTCAAGCGCGCCGCGCGTGAGGACGTCACGTTGGCCGAGGAGCTGCGATTCGTGCGCGACTATCTCTCGCTCGAGCAGCTGCGGCTGGGTGACCGGTTGCGAGTCGTGGAGCGGATCGATCCCGACGCCCTCGACTGCGTGATTCCGTCGCTCACGTTGCAGCCGTTGGTCGAAAACGCGATCAAGCACGCCGTCGCACCGCGCGTGCAGGGTGGAACGATCGAGCTGGCCGCGGCGCTCGACGACGATTCGCTCATGCTCGAAGTGCGCGACGACGGCCCGGGAGCGAACAAGCCCGACGTCGACGCGGCGGTCGGAATGGGATTGCGCGCCGTGCGCCAGCGGCTCGAGACGCGTTACGGCATCGACGCGTCGTTCTCGATCACGACCGCGCCGCGCGAAGGCTTCGCCGTGCGTGTGTCGATCCCCGCGCACGTCGGCACGGTTCTGATGCCCGCGCCGAGCCTCGCGCCGCCACGCGAAGGGACGACCATTCCCGCATGA
- a CDS encoding dipeptidase: MPLANDLTTFFDKNQSRARDELFDLLRIPSVSARSEHNADTARAAEWVADSLRKVGLTANVHATKGHPIVVGEWRGAADAQTVLIYGHYDVQPAEPIELWDSPPFEPTIRDRKIFARGSVDDKGQLFLHVKALEAHLASRGKLPVNIIVLAEGEEEVGSDNLADFIEAHAKELACDAVVISDSAMFAPGLPSILSSLRGLAYFQIDVRGPATDLHSGSYGGGVMNPAMALARILATMHDADGHIGIEGFYDDVRDWGDVARRQMKQLPFDEKAFREETGSPALFGEKGYTTLERLWMRPTCEVNGLLSGYTGEGAKTVLPAVAMAKVSCRLVPDQRPEKIEQLMRAHVQRVCPPGIEATVRPLHGGNPWRADLGGPLFDAARRALATAFDREPVITGEGGSIPVVGDFQRILNAPVLLVGFGLPGENAHAPNEWLSEDNFYRGMRAMAALWEELGR, encoded by the coding sequence ATGCCACTCGCCAACGACCTCACGACGTTCTTCGACAAGAATCAATCCCGCGCCCGCGACGAGCTGTTCGACCTGCTTCGCATTCCGAGCGTCAGTGCGCGCTCCGAGCACAACGCCGACACGGCGCGCGCCGCCGAGTGGGTGGCGGATTCGCTGCGCAAGGTCGGACTCACGGCGAACGTCCACGCGACGAAGGGTCACCCGATCGTCGTCGGTGAGTGGCGCGGCGCGGCGGACGCGCAGACGGTGCTCATCTACGGCCACTACGACGTGCAGCCGGCCGAGCCGATCGAGTTGTGGGACAGTCCGCCTTTCGAGCCGACGATCCGCGACCGGAAGATCTTCGCGCGTGGCTCGGTCGACGACAAAGGGCAGCTCTTCCTGCACGTGAAAGCGCTCGAGGCGCATCTCGCGTCGCGCGGCAAGCTTCCCGTCAACATCATCGTGCTCGCCGAGGGCGAAGAGGAAGTCGGGAGCGACAACCTCGCGGATTTCATCGAGGCGCACGCGAAAGAGCTCGCCTGCGACGCCGTCGTGATCTCCGACTCGGCGATGTTCGCGCCCGGATTACCGTCGATTCTGTCGTCGCTGCGCGGACTCGCGTACTTCCAGATCGACGTGCGCGGCCCGGCGACCGATTTGCACTCCGGCAGCTACGGTGGCGGCGTGATGAATCCGGCGATGGCGCTCGCCCGCATCCTCGCCACGATGCACGACGCCGACGGTCACATCGGCATCGAGGGCTTCTACGACGACGTGCGCGACTGGGGTGATGTCGCGCGCCGCCAAATGAAGCAACTCCCGTTCGACGAGAAGGCTTTCCGCGAGGAGACGGGGTCGCCCGCGCTGTTCGGCGAGAAGGGATACACGACGCTCGAGCGACTGTGGATGCGGCCGACCTGCGAGGTGAACGGACTGCTCAGCGGGTACACGGGCGAAGGCGCGAAGACCGTGCTGCCCGCGGTGGCGATGGCGAAGGTCAGCTGCCGTCTCGTGCCCGACCAGCGGCCCGAGAAGATCGAACAACTCATGCGCGCGCACGTCCAGCGCGTCTGCCCTCCCGGCATCGAAGCGACCGTCCGCCCATTGCACGGCGGCAACCCATGGCGGGCCGACCTCGGCGGTCCCCTCTTCGACGCCGCCCGCCGCGCCCTCGCGACCGCGTTCGACCGCGAGCCCGTGATCACCGGGGAAGGCGGTTCAATTCCCGTCGTCGGCGATTTTCAGCGAATCCTGAATGCCCCCGTGCTGCTCGTCGGATTCGGTTTGCCAGGAGAGAACGCTCACGCGCCGAACGAGTGGCTCAGCGAAGACAATTTCTATCGCGGCATGCGGGCGATGGCGGCCCTCTGGGAGGAGCTCGGCCGGTAG
- a CDS encoding TonB-dependent receptor gives MKTYATLPLIVAVGAISPTFAPAQQPSSPAAAHVLRGTVTASGAPVRGADVFLLESLDGATTDTAGHFSIRTRAAGSVTVVVRRIGFAPANLVVPVDTTDAVALALSPETAILMPITVQAGAYTAGNERGATLTALEVVTTPGATADIARAIQTLPGVQNVDEGTGLFVRGGDVSETKVLLNNTVMLSPYNYQTPTGNYTVTVNPFLLDGIFFSSGGFGARYGNILSGVADLRTAGRPVQSSETVVAGLASVSSGADLALSHGLTVHATAGHSDLRYLFDVNGSTRSYSPVPNGNDFSGSVIYDYSPTGQIKTFAIDRSNALGIEVSDPSYAGGYFADVKSRMFTAGWTDLFGSFAPTVSVSYSTARRSEQYGVFDLGTEERWTQVFTQTTWSPRGEIGFRVGGDADWRNSRFSGSIPLSFTDVAPGARRTLFDAPIDGIHSGVFAEADWRALENLRLIAGTRSDYASLTKVRTVDPRVSAAYELGAATITAALGVYHQVPDPLYMSPTVGLPGAPPERALQSVLGTQIGSGNEVARVELYDKRYEDLIGLTRDNRTAVGGGTGVARGADVFVKHRIWPFFTARMSYSYVHSWRTDAGTGVQAPAPFDITNSLTLVFDQSLPKGWSVSFAWRYATGKPFTPITGATFDPTTHVYLPQYAAPQSGRLPPEKKFDVAMSRVTRVPGNNQLVYFVSLDNVFDRTNLYEYTYTSDYSRRIPVRSLFNRSLYFGASLTHIRG, from the coding sequence ATGAAGACCTACGCAACTCTCCCCCTGATTGTGGCCGTCGGGGCCATCTCGCCGACCTTCGCTCCCGCCCAGCAGCCCTCCTCGCCAGCCGCGGCGCACGTGCTGCGCGGCACGGTGACGGCTTCCGGCGCCCCCGTGCGCGGTGCCGACGTCTTTCTCCTCGAGTCGCTCGACGGCGCGACGACCGACACTGCGGGACACTTTTCAATACGCACCAGGGCGGCCGGCTCGGTCACCGTCGTCGTGCGACGAATCGGCTTCGCGCCGGCGAATCTCGTCGTCCCGGTCGATACGACCGATGCGGTGGCGCTCGCGCTGAGTCCTGAAACGGCGATCCTCATGCCGATCACGGTGCAGGCGGGTGCCTACACGGCGGGAAACGAGCGTGGCGCGACGCTCACGGCGCTCGAGGTGGTGACCACGCCCGGCGCCACCGCCGACATCGCGCGCGCGATACAGACGCTCCCGGGCGTCCAGAACGTCGACGAAGGCACGGGACTGTTCGTGCGCGGCGGCGACGTGAGCGAGACGAAGGTCCTGCTCAACAACACCGTGATGCTGTCGCCGTACAACTATCAAACACCGACCGGCAACTACACGGTCACGGTGAATCCGTTCTTGCTCGACGGCATCTTCTTCTCGTCGGGTGGGTTCGGCGCGCGGTACGGAAACATTCTGTCTGGTGTGGCGGACTTGCGCACGGCAGGGCGGCCGGTGCAGAGCAGCGAAACGGTCGTCGCCGGCTTGGCGAGCGTCTCGTCCGGGGCCGACCTCGCGCTCTCGCACGGACTCACCGTGCACGCGACGGCGGGGCACAGCGATCTCCGATACCTATTCGACGTCAACGGATCGACGCGCAGCTATTCACCAGTTCCAAACGGCAACGACTTCAGCGGCAGCGTCATCTACGACTATTCGCCGACGGGGCAGATCAAGACGTTCGCCATCGATCGCTCGAATGCATTGGGCATCGAGGTCTCGGATCCGTCGTACGCGGGCGGCTACTTCGCGGACGTGAAGAGCCGGATGTTCACGGCAGGGTGGACCGACCTGTTCGGTTCCTTCGCGCCGACGGTGAGCGTGTCGTACTCCACCGCCCGCCGCAGCGAGCAGTACGGCGTGTTCGACCTCGGCACCGAGGAACGCTGGACGCAAGTCTTCACGCAGACGACGTGGAGCCCGCGCGGCGAGATCGGCTTCCGCGTCGGCGGCGACGCCGACTGGCGCAACTCGCGCTTCAGCGGCTCCATCCCGCTCTCGTTCACCGACGTCGCGCCGGGGGCGCGTCGAACCTTGTTCGACGCCCCCATAGACGGCATCCACAGCGGTGTGTTCGCCGAGGCAGATTGGCGCGCGCTCGAGAATCTGCGGCTCATCGCCGGTACACGCAGCGACTACGCGTCGCTCACGAAGGTCCGCACGGTCGACCCACGAGTCTCCGCCGCCTACGAGCTCGGCGCCGCGACGATCACCGCGGCCCTCGGGGTCTATCACCAAGTGCCTGATCCCCTGTACATGTCGCCGACGGTGGGGCTTCCCGGCGCGCCGCCGGAGCGCGCGCTCCAGTCGGTGTTGGGAACGCAGATCGGAAGCGGCAACGAGGTCGCGCGCGTCGAACTGTACGACAAGCGGTATGAGGACCTGATCGGACTGACGCGCGACAATCGCACGGCCGTCGGCGGCGGAACCGGAGTCGCGCGTGGTGCCGACGTCTTCGTGAAGCATCGGATCTGGCCGTTTTTCACCGCGCGCATGAGCTACAGCTACGTACACTCGTGGCGCACGGATGCCGGCACGGGCGTCCAAGCGCCGGCGCCGTTCGACATCACCAATTCGCTGACACTCGTGTTCGACCAGTCGCTGCCGAAAGGATGGAGCGTGAGCTTCGCGTGGCGCTACGCGACGGGCAAGCCGTTCACGCCAATCACCGGCGCGACGTTCGATCCCACGACGCACGTGTACCTCCCGCAATACGCGGCACCGCAGAGCGGCCGTCTCCCACCAGAAAAGAAGTTCGACGTCGCGATGTCGCGCGTGACGCGGGTTCCCGGCAACAACCAGCTCGTCTACTTCGTCTCGCTCGACAACGTGTTCGACCGCACGAATCTCTACGAGTACACCTACACCAGCGACTATTCGCGTCGCATTCCAGTCCGGAGCCTGTTCAACCGCTCGCTCTACTTCGGCGCCTCCCTCACCCACATCCGAGGCTGA